ATATAAATGAATGGAAAACAAATGAAGAAAAATAATTTCTATGTTCTACATGCTGATGTTTGCAAAACTCTTTCCAATCCTAGGAGGCAAGCTGTAATTGACTCACTCCGCCATGGTTCCCTTACCGTAAATGACCTGATAGAAAAAACCGGTATCCCCCAGGCCAACCTCTCACAGCACCTGGCCATATTGAGGACTAAAGGGGTAGTTAGAACCAAAAAAGAAGGCAACCATGTTTATTATTCTATGTCCAACCCTAAGATATTGGAAGCTTATG
This genomic stretch from Actinomycetota bacterium harbors:
- a CDS encoding metalloregulator ArsR/SmtB family transcription factor, which gives rise to MKKNNFYVLHADVCKTLSNPRRQAVIDSLRHGSLTVNDLIEKTGIPQANLSQHLAILRTKGVVRTKKEGNHVYYSMSNPKILEAY